Proteins from a genomic interval of Zingiber officinale cultivar Zhangliang chromosome 1B, Zo_v1.1, whole genome shotgun sequence:
- the LOC122051127 gene encoding CST complex subunit TEN1-like, with protein sequence MMATSIIKPAVPVLLKEIESGSQFFKQGASLRVTGMLDAYNEDTAIAVIADANISFKINTVHLRDLSFRIGSYYQFIGELHILPEDVAILQARVGRIVDGLDPNLYNQSLQLRRQFESEFVNS encoded by the exons ATGATGGCAACATCGATAATCAAACCTGCTGTTCCAGTTCTTTTGAAGGAAATAGAATCAGGTTCACAATTTTTTAAGCAAGGCGCTTCTCTTCGAGTTACTGGAAT GCTAGATGCATATAATGAGGACACTGCCATAGCAGTCATTGCCGATGCAAACATCAGCTTTAAGATAAATACCGTGCATTTGAGGGACCTCAGCTTCCGCATTGGTTCCTACTACCAATTTATTGGAGAACTTCACATTCTGCCAGAAGATGTG GCAATCTTGCAGGCACGTGTAGGAAGAATTGTTGATGGCCTTGATCCTAATCTCTACAACCAATCTCTTCAGCTTCGTAGGCAGTTTGAATCTGAATTTGTTAATTCCTGA